Genomic window (Pradoshia sp. D12):
TTTATCCGTTTATATAGGTATGAGTCTTTATCTGATTTTTTATCGTCCTGAATTCTATTTGACAGAAGACAGTTGGATACGCGCTTTCTTCATCGATATAAAAGAGGGATTGTTCTCTGTATTTTCAACAGATTGGCAAGGGTTAAGTCCTGAATTCAGAACGTTTCTTTTCTTCATTTTAATATGGATGTTTACCTATTTAATTCATTATTGGGTACAAGTGAAACAGCGATTGTTCCTGTTTTTGTTTATGACATTTATCTATGTAACAGTTCTAGATACCTTTACAACCTATGATAGTGATCAAGCAATTGTACGAGTAGTCGTTATTGGATTTGCTATCCTTGGCATGCTCGCATTAGTACGTTTGCTAATCGGGGAGAACATCCACTATACGAATCGAACTGCTATCCGTTGGCTTATTCCTTTATCTAGCATGATTGCATTTGCGGTAGTCATTGGTTTTTTTGCTCCAAAGCCACAGGCGATATGGCCTGATCCTATTTCCTTCATTAAATCAACCTCAGAGAAATTTGGATCTACTCAAAAAAGGATAGGGTATGACAAGGATGACAGCAAATTAGGCGGAGATTTTATTGGCGATGATGGGGTAGTGTTTCGGGCTTCCTCATCTGTCCGTACGTATTGGAAAATTGAAAATAAAAACGTTTATACGGGTAAAGGATGGGAAACTGGTGCAGATTATGGCATGGGTCAAACGATATTAGAATCAGAACCAGCTATGCTATACGATTACAGGGGGGAAACTACGAATACATTGTCAACGGCTGAACTGGAATTTGAGATAGACCATGGCCATATTCCTTATCCAAGCCCTATGGCTATTGAGCAAATTTATAATCTGAATCCTGAGGATGAATCAGTTTTTTCTAGTTTATTGTATTCAGGTGACTCCTCTGAGATTACCCCGATATATGAGGACGATACGAATAAAAACGAATTAAAAAAGGTGGGCGTGCAATTTAGAAGCCCCACCTATTATCTGGATGTACTCCAACAGGATGAAATAAATGATTTGTATGAAATGGAAATGGATTTACTACTAAGACAATCGATGGGTATACCTGATTATGTTCCGGAGCGTGTCTCAAGCTTAGCAATAGAGCTTGCAGAAAAGACGGGATCCAACAGTATGTATGACCAAGTCAAAGCAATTGAGGATTATTTGAAAGGTGAAAAATTTACTTATAGTAAAGAAGATGTTCCATACCCTGAGGAAAGCCAGGATTATGTAGACCAGTTTTTATTTGAAACACAAATAGGCTATTGTGATAACTTTTCAAGTGCCATGGTTGTAATGGTCCGCTCTCTTGGAATCCCGGCGCGTTGGGTAAAGGGATATACAGCAGGTGATTTAGTGTATGACCAGGAGCTGGGTGAGTCTCGGTATGTGATTACAAATAACAATGCGCACTCATGGCCTGAAGTTTATTTTCCCAGCGTAGGATGGGTTCCTTTTGAACCAACGAAGGGCTTTAGTTCTGAAGTACGGTTTACAGCTTCTCAGGAGGTCAGCAATGACCAGGAGGAAACGCAGGTTACGCCAGAAACGAATCAACCAGAAAATAAGGAGCCAGAAAAGCCGGTCGAAACAAAGGATACAGCTTCCCAGTTTACGTTCGGAACAATCAAAGGTAAAATAGCGGAACATTGGAAGAAAGCTCTAGTGGTGATTTTGGTATTAGGTGGAGCTGCTGCTTTATTATATAGAATCAGAGGAAAATGGATGCCGCACATTTGGGTGTTTTATTATAAGAGGCTTATGAAAAAGCCGAATTATTCAAATGCCTATATGCAATTGCTTCGAGAATTAAATCGGTATGGAATAAAAAGAAAGCCTGGACAGACCCTGAGAGAGTATGCGATTTACGTGGATCGTTTCTTCGGATCATCAGATATGAATAGGCTAACGCATGCATATGAAAAACACATTTATTCTGGAGAAAAAACTGAAATGGATTGGCGAAATTTTCAAGAACAATGGGAGAAGATGATTTTAAGAACTATTGCTTGACCACACTTTTCTCTCAAGTTACAATTATGGCGGTTAATAAAAAGCAATCTACCCTTCATATAATTTCGAAAATAAGGTTCGGAAGTTCCTACCAAATCACCGAAAAATGATTTGACTATGGAGGAATTATATAAATGTTAACTAGAACTCTGAATGGTAAATAGGGATTCTAGTTTTTCTTTATTCGAATGAATAATCCTAAATTGTGGAATAGCTAGTACATAAAGGATAAGGATTCTAATAGGTTGATACCTGGTATTTCTTTATAAGCATATGGGGAAGAGAGATAAATATCTCTTTGGATGAAGTTGCTCAATTAACCGAAAATATCAGACGAGGTGAAAGTGATGATAGAAACAACTGATCTCCCGATTCAAGAAATGATTGTCGTTCTTGATTTTGGAAGTCAATATAATCAATTAATCACAAGGAGAATTCGTGAATTTGGAGTTTATAGTGAACTTCATCCCCATACAATTACGGTGGAAGAAATTCAGAAGCTAAATCCAAAGGGAATTATTTTCTCCGGCGGACCAAACAGCGTGTATGATGCTACAGCTTTTACATGTGATGAGCGGATTTTTGATATGGGCATTCCAGTTATGGGAATTTGCTATGGTATGCAGCTAATGACTCAGCATTTTGGCGGAAAAGTGGAACGTGCAAGCAAACGCGAATATGGAAAAGCCGAAATTAAGCTGAATCATGAAAGTTTATTATTTAATGGGCTCCCTACTGAACAAATGGTATGGATGAGTCATGGTGACCATGTTGTTACAGCTCCTGAGGGCTTCCAAGTTGATGCGACGAATCCATCATGCCCAATCGCGGCAATGAGTGATCACAGCCGTCAATTATATGCTGTACAATTCCATCCAGAAGTAAGGCATTCTGTATATGGTAACGACCTGTTGAAAAACTTCGTATTTGGAGCATGTAAATGTAAAGGCGATTGGTCCATGGCTAATTTCATTGAAATGGAAATGGATAAAATCCGCAAAACCGTTGGAGACAAACAAGTACTATGTGCATTGAGCGGCGGAGTAGACTCCTCTGTTGTAGCGGTATTGATTCATAAAGCCATCGGTGATCAATTGACATGTATCTTCGTGGATCACGGTTTACTTAGAAAAGGCGAAGCGGAAGGTGTCATGAAAACATTCCGTGAAGGCTTCAATATGAATGTAATTAAAGTCGATGCTAAAGAGCGATTCATGAAGAAGTTAGCTGGAGTTAGTGACCCAGAGCAAAAACGTAAGATCATTGGAAATGAATTTATTTACGTATTTGATGATGAAGCGACCAAGCTTGAAGGAATTGATTATCTCGCTCAAGGTACGCTTTATACTGATATCATTGAAAGTGGAACGGCTACTGCGCAAACCATTAAATCTCACCATAATGTAGGTGGATTACCGGAAGATATGCAATTCCAACTTATCGAGCCTTTAAATACACTCTTCAAGGATGAAGTGCGTGCACTTGGTTCAGAGCTGGGTATTCCGGATGAAATCGTTTGGAGACAGCCTTTCCCAGGACCTGGTTTAGGAATCCGTGTATTGGGAGAAATAACGGAAGACAAACTGGAAATCGTAAGGGAATCAGACGCGATTCTTCGTGAAGAAATTAAAAATGCCGGTCTTGATCGTGATATTTGGCAATACTTCACTGTCCTTCCTGATATCCGCAGTGTAGGTGTGATGGGGGATGCCCGCACATATGATTACACAATAGGAATCCGTGCGGTAACATCTATTGATGGAATGACATCTGACTGGGCAAGAATCCCATGGGATGTACTTGAAAAAATATCTGTGCGAATTGTCAATGAAGTAAATCATATTAACCGTGTTGTGTATGACATCACGTCCAAGCCACCTGCGACGATTGAGTGGGAATAGAATTGGAAATCGATAGAACCATTGAAAACACTGAGTTTTTGAAGTGGTTTTAGGCTGGGCTGATTGATAGAAAATTGATAGCAGATATATAAACGAGACGAAAAGGTCTATCTGAATAAATCATTTCAGGTAGACCTTTTTTTCGTGGTTTCTAAAAAGATATTCAAAAACAATGAAAATAGGTTGCCCGAATACACTTTCCATTACGAGATCTTATCAGAGCTCCTCGTAAACATGAGCTTTTAGCTCTTGCAACCGGAGCCCGTGTAGAACCACGAAGCAGAAAAAATTACCTATCGATTTGCACATCTGTTTCCAGGTAGAAAAAGCAATTATAAGTGTTCGAGAAAAAGATAATGAAGCTATGAGCGATTTTGAGAGAAAGCAGGAAAGTGAAATGAGTTGGTAGATTGTGGGGATTATATTAAAATAACTTTGAATAGTCGTTACAATGTATGCAATAGTTTCCACTGAAGAGGTAAATTAGAATTGTGGGAGAGTTATTATGACAACAAAATTATTCATTCAAGCACTAACTAAATTTTTATTGGGGGTTGTTTTAGTTGGTCTATTGATATTCTTACCTGCGGGTACTTTATTATTTGCGTATGGTTGGTTATTTATGGGGATTTTATTTGTGCCAATGTTCCTTGCAGGAATTGTGATGATGTTCAAAAACCCAGAACTGTTAAAAAAGCGACTCAATGTAAAAGAGAAGCAAGATGAACAATGTCTTGTGGTAAAGCTTAGCGGACTTATGTTTTTAGCAGGTTTTATTGTTGCGGGATTAGGTTTTCGTTTTGATTGGTACACCTTACCAAAGAGTGTTGTAATTTGTGCTGCGGTGGTATTTCTTGTAGCATATATTCTTTATGCAGAGGTACTCAGGGAGAATACATATCTTAGTCGTACTATTGAGGTACAGGAAAATCAGAAAGTTATCGATACGGGGCTATACGGTATTGTCAGACATCCAATGTATAGTGTGACATTACTTTTGTTTTTGTCGATGCCGATTGTGTTAGGTTCAATATATTCGTTTTTTATTTTTCTTGTATATCCCTTTATAATTGCCAAAAGGATTAAAAATGAAGAAAAACTTCTTGAAAAAGAACTCGATGGTTATCGTGAGTATAAGCAAAAAGTCAAATATCGCTTGATACCGTTTATTTGGTAATAGTAAAGCAAATTCCATTTTGTGAAGGATCAATTATTGGATATATAACACTAGGAGGATATCTATGAAAATTACTGAAGGATTTATGCCATATTTAGATTTTAAAACGTATTACCGCATCGTTGGAGAAAATACCGGTAATAAAAAACCACTCATTTTACTTCATGGCGGACCAGGCTCCACTCACAACTATTTTGAAGTACTCGATCAATTTGTTGAGGAAGATGGACGCCAATTAATTATGTACGATCAAATCGGTTGTGGGGAATCTTATGTAGAAAATCGCCCTAACCTCTGGAACGCAGAAGTTTGGACAGAAGAACTCATTGCACTTCGCAAGCACCTTGGCTTAGAAGAATGCCATCTTCTGGGTCAATCATGGGGAGGCATGCTTCTTTTGAATTATGTTTGCAATTACAAACCAAACGGAATCAAAAGCATCATCCTTTCTAGCACTCTTCCAGCTTCTTGGATGTGGGGAGAAGAACAGCAACGTATGATTAAATTCATGCCAAAAGATATGCAAGAAGCCATTGCCATTGCAACAAGCACTGGTAACTACGATGCCCCAGCCTATTTGGCGGCAGAAGAAGAATACATGATTCGCCACGCTGGAGGACCTGTCACAGAAGATTCACCAGAATGTATGAAGCGTCCTAGAAAAATAGGAAATGAAGCATATGTAGTCGGTTGGGGACCAAATGAATTTACTCCACTCGGCACATTAAAAGATTATGATGTTACAGCGCAACTAAAAGACATTCAAGAGCCAGCACTTGTAATTAATGGAGGTAGTGATCTTTGCACTCCTTACATCGCAAAATATATGTATGACCATATTCCAAACTCTCGTTGGGAACTCTTCCGCGACTGCAGACATTCATGTTTCGTAGAAGACACAGAAAAATACATCGCTCTTTTAAAGGAATGGCTCAATGCAAACGAATAAAACTTTCAGGTTATAAGTGAGATAGATTCTATTTTTCATTTTTAGTTCTGTAGTTATAGCCACAACGTTGGATGGAGCAGAGTTGATTTGTATTTTCATCAGCTTGCCCGCATATAAGAATAAAAATAAAATGTGACTCTCTTTTTTACCTGAGATTTGGGTGGGAAAGGGGATCTTTTTTTATGTCAAAAATAAGTCTAAAGGGATAATTAAAACCAACCACTTTTGGTAAGAGATGGTTGATGAATATATTGTAGTGCGATATACTTTATGTATCGAACCACGATATAGTAGATGTGAAATAGAGCTATAAATTGGAGGAAGTATGGAAGAGCGGATTAAAAGAATTTACATACCTATGACAGAAACAGGGTTTTATATACTATTTTGCATGCAGGAAGAAATGCATGGTTACAACATTGCTAAAAAGGTGAAGGAAATGACAGGCGGCGAGATAATAATCAGTCCGGGAACTATGTATGGGAGCCTGTCAAAAATGGAGAAAGACGGGTTAATTATGTTTGTTCGTGAAGAAAATAAAAGGAAGTTCTATATGATCACTGAACTAGGCAAGCAAATTCTTAATATTGAAATAAGGCGTATTGAGAGACTATATCAAAATAGTAGAGGAGGGTTATATGATGGAAAATGATATGAAAAGAGAATTTCGCTGGTTTATGTTAACAGATTACGAGAAAGAAGAGACATTTTTGCGTGAGATGCATAATAAAGGGTATAAATTGGTGAAAGTTAAACTGCCAGGGTTTTATTATTTTGAATTATGTGAGCCAGAAGATGTAGTCTACAAATTGGATTTCAATCCGCAGACATCAGAAGACAAGCAAAGTTATTTGCAGATGTATGCAGATTATGGCTGGGAATATATGCAGGATATAAATGAATACAGCTATTTTAGAAAATCAGCAGGTAACACAGATGAAGGAGATACAAATATTTTCAGTGATGATCAATCAAAACTGGACATGCTAAAGCGGATTTTTATGAAAAAATTAGTACCTCTTCTGGGGATTTTTCTATTATTTATAGTTTGTTCGGCCATGAGTATCGCTTTAGGCGGGATTGAGAGTTCATGGAATAGGGGATTTATTATATTTTGGTCTATTTTGTTTTTAATATATTTGGTGATTTTTGTGTATTGCGGAAGAGGATTTTATAAACTGAGAAAGAATTACTCACATAGGGTAGAGTAGCCTGTAGTATAGGTGGAAGGCGACCTATCTTTATTTTTCCTATTTTGTATAAGTCCTTGTTTTGATTGACCGAGCATATAGGGCTTTTTGTTAATTCTTCCAAGGTCGAAAAGTCCTTATTCCATTATGAAGTAGGTTATAAATCCAAAATAAGAGGATAGCCAACTGGTTATCCCCTTATTTTTTGTATGGTTTGATATTTTGTTCTCTGAAATCTTCTATTTTTCTTGGTACGTTTGTGACACCGCTAAAGTTGTTGTAAAAATCCTCCCAATCTTTACCCTCTAAACGATAATATCGTTCCATTGTATCTATATACAGAAACAACGCCTGTTCAGCAATAATATCAGGGATTTCATATTCTACAGGCTGTTTGGTATCTAATCTTTTACATAATAAATTTTGTAGATTCTTTGCATACTCTAATTGTTCTTTATCTATTTTCACATTTATAAAATTTTGGGTATCCATAGTTATTTCCTCAGTTTATCAAAATCTTTGGTGAATATGTCAGTGTATTCAAAGTGCGTCCATTTCTTAATTCACATTTAGTAAAGTATAAAACCAGTATTTCTGCATTAATATCATAGAGTTGAAAGGCTAGCTTGGTGAATGTGCTAATCTGAATATTCAAATACCATTATGATTATACTTTAATATCTGCTGAATTCAACAACAATATTTAGGCTTCTGGTTGTAATATATACCAAATGTGTAGGCTTTAATGGTTACTTACAACATAATCTATAAAATGGAAAGGATGTTATTTGTGTAGATCATGAATGGAAATGAGTATAAATCCTGAAAGGTATGGTAATGTTTCTAGGACTGACTACACCAATCTAGCATCAGGAGTAAATGCGAACAAATCCTTCTCAACCTCTAGATAATGTTCGCTTTATTATTGACCAAGTATCATTCTCTTGATACAATACAAAAGACCTAATAATTTAATAAATATATAAATTCGTATAATCATGGGAATATGGCCCATAAGTTTCTACCGAGCTACCGTTAATAGCTTGACTACGGATATGAATGATACTGCCTATTTATAGGTTATTCTTTGTATTTGAGTCAGCCTCGAACGGATTCGTTCGAGGTTTTTTGGTTATCCGGAACTTATACGAAAGCGTATGAAAAGAAGGAGAGGAAGTAGGTTGAAAAAGTACTTTCAGTTTGACGAACTTGGCACCAATTACAAACGAGAGATTATTGGCGGGATTACAACTTTTCTGGCAATGGCGTATATTTTAGTTGTTAATCCATTGCAATTATCTTTGGCAGATGTACCAGACCTTCCGGATTCAATGAGAATGGATCATGGTGCTGTATTCGTTGCTACTGCACTTGCTGCTGCAGTTGGTTCAATTTTTATGGGGCTAATTGCAAAGTATCCGATTGCGCTTGCTCCGGGTATGGGGCTGAATGCTTTCTTCGCTTATACAGTAATTCTAACGTTTGGTATTCCTTGGCAAACAGCTTTAGCAGGCGTTTTAGCTTCCGGTTTTATTTTTGCTATATTAACGTTGACTGGATTAAGAGAGACCATTATTAATGCGATTCCTGCAGAATTAAAATATGCTGTTGGTGCAGGTATTGGGTTGTTTATTACCTTTGTTGGTATGAAAAATGCAGGAATTATCGTCAATAATGATGCTACTCTTATTGGAATCGGTGATTTCACGGATGGAAATACATTATTGGCAATCGTAGGCTTATTAATTACAGTTATCTTTTTAGTTAAAGGCGTTAAAGGTGGCATTTTCTATGGAATGATTATTACTGCCATCATTGGGATGTTAGCAAACCTTATTGAGATTCCTGACAGTATATTCGGTGCAATTCCAAGTGTGGCTCCTACTTTTGGTGTTGCGATTGAACCGTATTTCAATCCAATTCAATCAGATTTATTCACTATCCAATTTCTGGTTGTTGTACTGACATTCTTATTTATCGATTTTTTCGATACAGCCGGTACACTAATGGCGGTTGCCAACCAGGCAGGATTAACCAAAGATAATAAATTGCCAAGAGCAGGCAAGGCTTTATTTGCAGACTCCCTGGCAACGATGACAGGGGCATTGTTTGGGACATCTACAACGACATCATACATTGAATCAACAGCAGGTGTCGCAGCAGGGGCTAGAACTGGATTCGCAGCAGTTGTAACTGGACTGTTGTTCCTATTATCACTATTCTTATATCCGCTTTTATCTGTTATTACATCACCGGTTACAGCACCGGCCTTGATTATTGTCGGGGTGTTAATGTGCTCCTCACTCGGTGATATCAATTGGTCAAAATTAGAAATTGCAGTGCCTGCATTTCTTACAATCATCATGATGCCATTATCCGGAAGCATTGCGGCTGGGATTGCCTGTGGATTTATCTTCTATCCAATTACGATGATTGTGGCTGGACGTATTAAAGAGATCCACCCAATCATGTATGGAATGTTTGTTATATTTGTTTGTTACTTTATTTTCCTTTCATAAATATGTTCTCTAAAGGCTGCCGGCTGAGTTCGGCAGCTATTTTTTTATGGATAGGAAACATGTTTGCAATCCCATCTTTGGATAGGGCCTCCATAATATTCATGTTTTCTTGGTATTTGAGTGCCTTTTGGGCATATTAACAAGTAATTATTCAGATTGGTTATGGATAGCAGAAAATAATCAGTCGCTTTTATTTTGTTAATAAGTCTAAGGAGGACGTACTATGTTCAAGAAAGTATTCGGTGTCCTGCAGAAAATTGGGAAAGCTTTAATGCTTCCCGTCGCTATATTACCTGCGGCTGGGATTCTTTTAGCTCTTGGAAATGCCATTCATAATCCGAATCTGTTGGACCTAATGCCATTTTTAGATGCTGGGTGGATTCAAAAGGTTGCAACTGTGATGGAGGATTCTGGTCAAATTGTCTTTAGCAATCTTTCATTATTATTTGCGGTAGGTGTAGCAGTTGGACTTGCTGGAGGGGAAGGGGTCGCCGGCCTGGCTGCTATCATTGGTTATCTAATTATGAATGTGACCATGGGGGTTGTTTTGAATGTGACGGCTGACATGGCTGCCAATGATCCATCCTATGCTAATGTTTTAGGCATTAACACTTTGCAAACCGGAGTATTTGGGGGGATTATTGTTGGACTGCTGGCAGCTTATATGTATAATCGGTTTTTCCGAATTGAGTTACCCTCCTATTTAGGCTTTTTCGCGGGTAAGCGATTTGTCCCTATTATTACAGCTGCTTCCGCATTGATTCTAGGTCTATTAATGACACTGATATGGCCGCCAATTCAACACGGATTAAATACATTATCTCAAAATATGATAGATACAAACTTAACATTAGCGGCATTTATATTTGGGGTGATTGAACGATCGCTTATTCCATTTGGTCTTCATCACATATTCTATTCACCATTTTGGTATGAATTTGGACAGTACACAAATAAAGCTGGAGAAATTGTTCGTGGTGATCAGGCAATCTTTTTTGCGCAGATTAAAGATGGGGTTAAATTGACAGCAGGTACTTTTATGACAGGGAAATATCCGTTTA
Coding sequences:
- a CDS encoding transglutaminase domain-containing protein, whose protein sequence is MKMKTNNLHPGIRLLLFLFAFIMLIEWMRPVGEVTNTSQIKYFIIFAAVSLVMYAFRVSWKIMTPALSVYIGMSLYLIFYRPEFYLTEDSWIRAFFIDIKEGLFSVFSTDWQGLSPEFRTFLFFILIWMFTYLIHYWVQVKQRLFLFLFMTFIYVTVLDTFTTYDSDQAIVRVVVIGFAILGMLALVRLLIGENIHYTNRTAIRWLIPLSSMIAFAVVIGFFAPKPQAIWPDPISFIKSTSEKFGSTQKRIGYDKDDSKLGGDFIGDDGVVFRASSSVRTYWKIENKNVYTGKGWETGADYGMGQTILESEPAMLYDYRGETTNTLSTAELEFEIDHGHIPYPSPMAIEQIYNLNPEDESVFSSLLYSGDSSEITPIYEDDTNKNELKKVGVQFRSPTYYLDVLQQDEINDLYEMEMDLLLRQSMGIPDYVPERVSSLAIELAEKTGSNSMYDQVKAIEDYLKGEKFTYSKEDVPYPEESQDYVDQFLFETQIGYCDNFSSAMVVMVRSLGIPARWVKGYTAGDLVYDQELGESRYVITNNNAHSWPEVYFPSVGWVPFEPTKGFSSEVRFTASQEVSNDQEETQVTPETNQPENKEPEKPVETKDTASQFTFGTIKGKIAEHWKKALVVILVLGGAAALLYRIRGKWMPHIWVFYYKRLMKKPNYSNAYMQLLRELNRYGIKRKPGQTLREYAIYVDRFFGSSDMNRLTHAYEKHIYSGEKTEMDWRNFQEQWEKMILRTIA
- a CDS encoding NCS2 family permease, giving the protein MKKYFQFDELGTNYKREIIGGITTFLAMAYILVVNPLQLSLADVPDLPDSMRMDHGAVFVATALAAAVGSIFMGLIAKYPIALAPGMGLNAFFAYTVILTFGIPWQTALAGVLASGFIFAILTLTGLRETIINAIPAELKYAVGAGIGLFITFVGMKNAGIIVNNDATLIGIGDFTDGNTLLAIVGLLITVIFLVKGVKGGIFYGMIITAIIGMLANLIEIPDSIFGAIPSVAPTFGVAIEPYFNPIQSDLFTIQFLVVVLTFLFIDFFDTAGTLMAVANQAGLTKDNKLPRAGKALFADSLATMTGALFGTSTTTSYIESTAGVAAGARTGFAAVVTGLLFLLSLFLYPLLSVITSPVTAPALIIVGVLMCSSLGDINWSKLEIAVPAFLTIIMMPLSGSIAAGIACGFIFYPITMIVAGRIKEIHPIMYGMFVIFVCYFIFLS
- a CDS encoding DUF2812 domain-containing protein, encoding MMENDMKREFRWFMLTDYEKEETFLREMHNKGYKLVKVKLPGFYYFELCEPEDVVYKLDFNPQTSEDKQSYLQMYADYGWEYMQDINEYSYFRKSAGNTDEGDTNIFSDDQSKLDMLKRIFMKKLVPLLGIFLLFIVCSAMSIALGGIESSWNRGFIIFWSILFLIYLVIFVYCGRGFYKLRKNYSHRVE
- the pepI gene encoding proline iminopeptidase — protein: MKITEGFMPYLDFKTYYRIVGENTGNKKPLILLHGGPGSTHNYFEVLDQFVEEDGRQLIMYDQIGCGESYVENRPNLWNAEVWTEELIALRKHLGLEECHLLGQSWGGMLLLNYVCNYKPNGIKSIILSSTLPASWMWGEEQQRMIKFMPKDMQEAIAIATSTGNYDAPAYLAAEEEYMIRHAGGPVTEDSPECMKRPRKIGNEAYVVGWGPNEFTPLGTLKDYDVTAQLKDIQEPALVINGGSDLCTPYIAKYMYDHIPNSRWELFRDCRHSCFVEDTEKYIALLKEWLNANE
- a CDS encoding methyltransferase family protein, with the translated sequence MTTKLFIQALTKFLLGVVLVGLLIFLPAGTLLFAYGWLFMGILFVPMFLAGIVMMFKNPELLKKRLNVKEKQDEQCLVVKLSGLMFLAGFIVAGLGFRFDWYTLPKSVVICAAVVFLVAYILYAEVLRENTYLSRTIEVQENQKVIDTGLYGIVRHPMYSVTLLLFLSMPIVLGSIYSFFIFLVYPFIIAKRIKNEEKLLEKELDGYREYKQKVKYRLIPFIW
- a CDS encoding PadR family transcriptional regulator; protein product: MEERIKRIYIPMTETGFYILFCMQEEMHGYNIAKKVKEMTGGEIIISPGTMYGSLSKMEKDGLIMFVREENKRKFYMITELGKQILNIEIRRIERLYQNSRGGLYDGK
- the guaA gene encoding glutamine-hydrolyzing GMP synthase, encoding MIETTDLPIQEMIVVLDFGSQYNQLITRRIREFGVYSELHPHTITVEEIQKLNPKGIIFSGGPNSVYDATAFTCDERIFDMGIPVMGICYGMQLMTQHFGGKVERASKREYGKAEIKLNHESLLFNGLPTEQMVWMSHGDHVVTAPEGFQVDATNPSCPIAAMSDHSRQLYAVQFHPEVRHSVYGNDLLKNFVFGACKCKGDWSMANFIEMEMDKIRKTVGDKQVLCALSGGVDSSVVAVLIHKAIGDQLTCIFVDHGLLRKGEAEGVMKTFREGFNMNVIKVDAKERFMKKLAGVSDPEQKRKIIGNEFIYVFDDEATKLEGIDYLAQGTLYTDIIESGTATAQTIKSHHNVGGLPEDMQFQLIEPLNTLFKDEVRALGSELGIPDEIVWRQPFPGPGLGIRVLGEITEDKLEIVRESDAILREEIKNAGLDRDIWQYFTVLPDIRSVGVMGDARTYDYTIGIRAVTSIDGMTSDWARIPWDVLEKISVRIVNEVNHINRVVYDITSKPPATIEWE